The Streptomyces sp. TLI_105 DNA segment CCGGTCGCGGCGCGCTCCGGGTCCACGTGGATCCACTGGTGGTCCCCGGTCGCCTCCGCGAAGAGGTCGATCCGCTTCTGGTCGATCTCCAGCCAGTCGCTGTGCCCCAGCTGCTCGCCCACCCCCGCGCGCAGCTCCTCGGCGGAGGTGAAGATCCTCGGCTCGGCCATGTGTCCTCGTCCCTTCTCGTACGGCATACCCGATGGTCGGTATCTAAGCGCTTGCTCAGCATGTGGGGTGCGGGGGCCGCTGTCAACGGCCGTCGTCGGCGCACCAGTAGGGTTCCCCGAGTGCCGCATATTCCAGAGAAGCTCCACGAACTCACCGTCGGCCAGCTCTCCGCCCGCAGCGGGGCCGCCGTCTCCGCCCTGCACTTCTACGAGGCGAAAGGGCTCATCAGCAGCCGGCGCACCAGCGGGAACCAGCGCCGCTACGGCCGTGACACGCTCCGCAGGGTCGCCTTCGTCCGGGCCGCGCAACGGGTCGGGATCCCCCTGGCCACCATCCGGGAGGCCCTGGCCCAGCTCCCCGAGGAACGCACGCCCACGAACGAGGACTGGGCCCGGCTCTCCGAGGCCTGGCGCACCGAACTCGACGAGCGCATCAAGCAGCTCGGTCGGCTCCGTGACCATCTGACGGACTGCATCGGGTGCGGCTGTCTCTCCCTGGAGACCTGCGTCCTGTCCAACCCCGACGACCGCTTCGGCGAACGGATGGCGGGCTCCCGCCTGCTGCCGGTGCGGCGCGGGCAGGGGGACATGGACTAGCCCGCCGACCGGGGGTGTCCCCGCCCCCGCCCGTGTGGCGGCTGCCCCCGCCGGAGCGGACACCGTGCCCGAGCCGACCACCCCCCGCCCGTGTGGGCAATCGTCCCGCAGGGCGGGACGGGTGGGCACACGGGACGGCGCCCTTCAGCGGCGCCTCCGCGTTTCGCGCCTGGACCCGCACCACGAGTGCGGCGCATCTAGGGGTGCGGGTTCAGGCGCGGGAGCCTCTGGCGCCGGCAAGGGGCGCCGTTCCGTTGTGCCCACCCGTTCCGCCCCGGCGGAACGCATGCCCACAACGGGGGGTGCGGGGGCGGGCACCGCTCCAGCCGGCGCGCCCACAACGGGGGTGGGCGAAGGGGGTGGGCACCGCCCCAGCGGAACCACTGCCCGCAACGGGGGTGGGCGGGGCGCAGCCCGCAGCGGTGGGGGGCGGTGAGGCGCGCATGAAGCCCCCCGCCCGTCGGGGTCTCACGCCGCCGAGGCCAGTCGGTGGGGGCGGTCGTCGCGTGCCCGGGCCAGTGCCCCCGAGGTCAGTGCCGCGCGCGGGACGCCCACCCCGCAGTCCCCGCACACCGGGCCGAGCCCCGGTCCCGCCCATTCGATCCGCGGCCCCGCGCACACCGGGCACGCCTCGCCCGGACCCCGCTCCAGCGCGGTGATCAGCCGCCGCAGCACCTCCGGCAGCGGGTCCGAGGGGTGCACCGCCGGGTCCTCGCAGCGGACCACGCCGTTCCCGCCCCAGACCCGCCGGTGCCAGTCGTCGAGCGCGCCGAGTCCGCGCAGCCCCTCCTGCTTCTCGCGCCGCCGCCGGGCGGCGAACCGCTCCTCGTACGCGAGCCACACGGCCCGCGCCTCCTCCAGTTCGTCGAGCGCGGCCACGAGCCGCCCCGGGTCGAGCTCCCGGTCCTCGGGACCGAACCTGTGCCTGCGGCACAGATGGTCCCAGGTCGCGCGGTGCCCGTAGGGCGCGAACCTCTCCAGACACTTGCGCAGCGAGTACCTGCGCAGCGCCGTGTCGCACCCCGGATCGCGCACCTGTCTCGCGAGACTCCGGAAACCGGCCATCCCTCGCCACCTCCGTCGCTGGTCCTTCGGCGATATCAGAGGGACGAACGGGAGCCCCGCCGTGTTCCATCGAAATTCCGATGGGAGCCATCAGCGGGGCGGAAGGGACGGTTCACCGGCCCGTCCGGGACGCCGAGACCACCACCCGGGCCAGCTCGGGACGGTGGATGTCGCTGTGCGAGCGGACCACCTCGGCCGCGTCCACGCTCACGCACCCCGAGCCCGGTATTCCTTCGCGCAGGGCCTCCGCGAGGGTCCGCTCCACCGTCCCCGGCACCGCCTGCACGCCGTCGTGTCCGATCGCGCCCCAGCGCGGGTCGTCCGTGCCGAGCAGCCCCGCCGTGGCGCCGGCCAGCGACTCGGAGTCGTTCGCGACCCGGGACGCCAGCGGGTACATCACCCCGAGCGCCGTGTCGTGCCGCGAGTAGCAGGCGACCACCGGCCCCCGGACCCGGTGCTGGAGGTCCCGCAGCGAGCCGGACCGCCTCGGGTCGTGCGGCAGCCGCGCCGCGAACGCGTAGTGCGAGAAGGCACCCTGAAGGAGCGTCACGGAGGCGACCGGCCGGGCCCCGGCGGGCAGCCCCCGCAGCGCGTACGCGACGAGCCGGGCGCCCATGCTGTGGCCCACGAGGTGGACCCGGAGTCCGGGGGCGGTCCGCGCGACCTCGCCGAGCAGCGGCCCGAGCCCGTGCTCGCCGACCTGCCCGGCCCGCTTCTTCATCACGTAGTACGTGGCCTGTCGCAGCGCCTCCCTGGCTCCCTTCCAGTACCGCTTCAGCCCCTCGCCGAAGAACCCCTCCGGCGGGACCGGGCCGGTGCCCTCGAGCGCCCCGGTGAACAGGGCGCACACCGCGACCGGGTCCGCGACCAGGAACTCGGGCACCGGCTCCCGGACGGCCACGGACCCCACGTTCACGTCCGTCAGTTCCCGCAGCAGCGCCCCGAACTCGGCGAACGCCGACTCCTCGGGCGGCGCGGCGGCGAGGAGTTCCGTGAGCCTCCCGATGACCGGCTCCTTCTCCGGGAGGACCGTCACGAGCGCCCGGTAGTCGGGCACCGGCTCGTCCGAGAACATCATCGAGGGCCAGATCACCCCCGCGTACCCCGCCTCCACCCCGGGCGCGAGCAGCCCGGGGAAGGGGGCGAAGAAGTCGGAGCACAGGCGGGTGGCGCCGGACGGCGAGCTGTTCCACCCGTGTGCGAAGACCACCAGGTCGCCGACCCCCCGGCGCGCCAGCGCGGCGAGTTCCGAGGCCTGGCCCGGCGGCCCGTCGCCGTCCTTGTCGAAGGTGATCTCCCGGTACGGCTCCACACTCATCCCGGTCACGGCCAGACCGTCCCTCCACGTCGAGGGGGCCGCAGCGCCGAGTGCGCCCCGTGCGCGGGCGGCGGCTCCTTGGCCAGCATGCCCGCGCACGGCCCCGCTCAGACGTGCGACGGCGCGTCAGCGCAGCCGGGCCGCCGAGACCCTGGGGAAGTGGATCAGCAGGTCGTAGGTGGTGGAGAGCCGCATCGGCACCGTGTCGCCCGGCCAGGGGTATGCCGTCCCGACCTGCCGGACCGGCCGGGGCACGGCCAGCCAGTCGCGCGCCGCCGGAGTCGTACGCCTCATGTCCAGGTAGAACGGGCCGGACGCGACCCGGTCCAGGGTGTGGGCGCTGCTGTCGGGGCCGAGCGGGGCGACGGCGAAGGCCCGGAGCGGCTCGCCGGGGGCTTCGGTGTCGTGCGCGTTGAAGGAGCCCTGTCCGAAGGAGGCGCCCACGCTCACGTAGTCCCGGCCGAGGGCGTCCCGGAGGAAGGCGCCCTGGGACCGGGGGTACTGGTCCGGCTTCGGCGTCTCGTAGCCGACGTGCCCGTTGTGCGCGGAGAGCACCATCCGGTCGCCGGTCCGCCGCTGCCACCACACGGTGTTCTCCGCCATGGCCCGGTCGCGGTAGAGCATCGCCGAGGCGACCCCCTCCGGGGTCGTCAGGTCGTGCGCGTACTCGGTGCCGACCTGGGCGATCGCGCGCGCGTGCTGCACCGCCCAGAGGTGCGCCTCCCTGGCCCCGGGGCCCTTGCCGGGGCTCTGCCGCTCCAGGAGGGCGAGGGCGCGGTTCACGTCGTCGGCCATCCGCTGCCGCTCGGCGCGCGGCCGCTCCAGGTACCCCTTCATCCAGGTCTCCACAGGGCCCGTGGGCCGGGAGTCCCGGTACAGCTCCCGGAAGCGGGGGAGGAGCTCCGGGTGGACGCGGGCGACGTACGAGGTGACGGCGTCGAAGAGGTTCGGGCCGGCGTAGCCGAGGTCGTTGCCCATGAAGCGGACCCGGTGCCCGGGGTGGAGCCGGTTGTGCTCGCGCATCCAGAGGAAGAGGTCGAGGTACTCCTCGGTGTTCCAGAGGCGGTACGACTCCTGGAACTCGTCCCGCATGATCGCCCGGATGTCGCCCCGGCCGGTGCGGACCCACTCGTCGACGAGGAGGCCCGTGGACCAGTTGGCCTCCAGGGCGAAGGTGGTGAACCCCCGGGACTCCACGAGGTGTTCGAAGACGCGGTGCTTGGTGGTGAAGAACTCCGCCGAGCTGTGGGTGGCCTCGCCGAGGCCGACGACCTTGGCCGGGCCGACCATCCGGTCGAGCGGGCGCAGATCGGTCAGGGGCCGGGCGGAGCGGGCGAGTTCCCGCGCGGGATCGGGGCCGGCCGGGGCCGCGGCGGCGCCCGCGGCGGGCGCCAGGGCGCCCAGGCAGGCGGCGAGGAGGAGCCCGACGAGCGGCAGGCGGTGCGGACGGCGTCGTAAGGAGAGGTTCATCTGCCCCAGCGTGGTCGGCGGGACGCCCGGGGGACATCCCGCCCGCACCCGTACCGTACGGGGGTTCGCCCCCTCTCAGCGGTACAGCAGGTACTCCTCGCGCACCGCCCGGAAGGCCTTCAGGTCCGCCTCCCAGGCGCCGACGACCTCGTCCACGCCCGCGCCCGCGTCGATCAGGGTCCGCACCCGGGTCGAGCCCGTCAGCTTGTCGATCCAGTGGTCCGCCCGCCAGGCGAAGCCGGACCACGAGCGGCGGGCCGTGACCAGGAGGCCGATGCCCGTCCGTACCGGGTCGAAGGCCTCCCGGTCGTGGACGTGCAGCTGCACCCCGCCCACCGTCCTCCCCTGGAACTTGGAGAAGGTCGGGGCGAAGTACGCCTCGCGGAACCGGACCCCGGGCAGACCGAGGGCGTTCGCCGCCTCCGCCCACCGCCGGTCGATCCCCTCGGCGCCGAGGAGCTCGAAGGGCCGGGTGGTGCCCCGCCCCTCGGAGAGGTTCGTGCCCTCGAAGAGGCACGTGCCGGAGTAGACGAGCGCGGTCTCAGGCGTCGGCATGTTCGGGCTGGGCGGCACCCACGGCAGCCCGGTCGCGTCGAAGAACTCCGTCCGCCGCCACCCCGTCATCCGTACGGTCTCCAGGGCGACGGGCGCGGCCAGGAACTCGCCGTCGAAGAGCCGGGCCAGCTCGGCCACCGTCATGCCGTGCGCCTGCGCGATCGGCTCCCGTCCGACGAAGGTGGCGAACGCCCGGTCCAGGACGGGGCCGAGCGCCGCCCGCCCGGTCACCGGGTTCGGCCGGTCCAGGACCACGAACCGCTTCCCGGCGAGGGCGGCGGCCGCCATGCAGTCGTACAGCGTCCAGATGTACGTGTAGAAGCGGGCGCCGACGTCCTGGATGTCGAAGACGACGGTGTCCACCCCGGAGGCGGTGAAGACGTCCGCCAGCGGCTGCCCGCTCTTCAGGTACGTGTCGTAGACGGGCAGGCCGGTCGCCGGATCGTCGTACCGCCCCTCGGAGCCGCCCGCCTGGGCGGTGCCCCGGAAGCCGTGCTCGGGGCCGAAGACGGCGACCAGGTCCACCCGCTCGTCGGCGTGCATCACGTCCACGATGTGGCGGGCGTCCGGGGTGACGCCGGTCGGGTTGGTGACGACGCCGACCCGTTCGCCCGCCAGGAGCGCGTATCCGTCGGCCGCTAGCCGCTCGAAGCCGGTCCGCACGCGGCCGTGACCGGACGCGGCGGGGGCGGGGGCGGCGTTCGTGGCCGTGGAGCCGGCCGCCACCGCCCCGAGGGCGCCTCCGGCGGCCAGCAGACTCCGACGCGACAGGCTCATGCGGGACCTCCTCGCCAGTGGCATGAGCACGCACGCTAGTGCTTCTGATCGTTCCGGGGAACGAGGCGTGCGGAACGGGTCTTCCGCCCTTCCATACCGACTGGTTAGTCTGTCCCCGTCGTCACAGTCGAGAGGTGGGTCCATGACCGCGGACACGAACGAGCTCCAGGGCGCCGGCGTCGTCGTCACCGGAGCGGGCGGCGGCATCGGCGCCGCCCTCGCCCGCCGCTTCGCGGCCGAGGGCGCCCGCGTCGTCGTCAACGACCTCGACCCCGGGCGCACCAAGGCCGTCGCCGAGGAGATCGGCGCCTTCGCCGTCCCGGGCGACGCCTCCGCCGTCGTCGACGAGGCCCGTGAGGCCCTCGGCGGCACCGTGGACGTCTGGTGCGCCAACGCCGGACTCTCCTCGCCCGGCGACGCCTTCGCCGACGAGGACGTCTGGGCCGCGGCCTGGGACGTCAACGTCATGGCCCACGTCCGCGCGGCCCGCGCCCTCCTCCCGGAGTGGCTGGAGCGCGGCAGCGGCCGCTTCGTCTCCACCGTCTCCGCCGCCGGACTGCTCACCATGATCGGCGCGGCGCCGTACAGCGTCTCCAAGCACGGCGCGTACGCCTTCGCCGAATGGCTCTCCCTCACCTACCGCCACCGCGGCCTGAAGGTCCACGCGATCTGCCCGCAGGGCGTCCGTACGGACATGCTCACCGCCGCCGGAACCGCCGGCGAGCTCGTCCTCGCCCCCACCGCCATCGAGCCCGAGGACGTCGCCGACGCCCTCCTCGACGCCATCGCCGCCGACCGCTTCCTCGTCCTGCCCCACCCCGAGGTCGCCGGCTACTACCGCAACCGCGCCACCGACCCCGAGCGGTGGCTCGGCACCATGAACCACGTCCAGCAGGCCTGGGAGACGGGCGCCCGTCGGCCGTAGTGCCGGCGGATGGGAAGATCTACCGGCGGGAACGCGTTCCCGTGACCGAAAACGATCACCAAGGAAGGCGGCGCAGCATGGCCAGGACGACGGACGGGAGCGGTGCACCCGTCCCCCAGAGGCTCCTCGCCGCCGCCACCCGGCTCTTCGCCGAGCGGGGCTACGACCGCACCTCCGTCCAGGAGATCGTCGAGGCCGCGGGGGTCACCAAGGGCGCGCTCTACCACTACTTCGGCTCCAAGGAGGACCTCCTCCAGGAGGTCTACTCCCGCGTCCTGCGCCTCCAGCAGGAGCGGCTCGACGCCTACGCGGACGCCGACGCGCCCGTCGAGGACCGGCTGCGCGACGCCGCCGCGGACGTCGTCGTCACCACCATCGAGAACCTCGACGACGCGTCCATCTTCTTCCGCTCCATGCACCACCTGAGCCCGGAGAAGCACAAGCAGGTGCGGGCCGAGCGGCGCCGCTACCACGAGCGCTTCCGGGCCCTGATCGAGGAAGGCCAGCGGGCGGGCGTCTTCTCCTCCGCCACGCCCGCCGACCTCGTCGTCGACTACCACTTCGGCTCCGTGCACCACCTCTCCACGTGGTACCGCCCGGACGGCCCCCTCACCCCCGAGGAGGTCGCCGCCCACCTCGCCGACCTCCTCCTCCGGGCCCTCCGTCCGTAGGGGGTGTCTTGCCGATCAGGCCGGGCTCGCGGCGTCTGGCACCGCGCCTCGCCGCGTTGTCGTCGGTCGACAACGCTCCGCGTTGCCTCCCTCCTCCGCCTTGCGATCCACGGCACCAGACGCCGCTCCCTGATCCGGCCTGATCGGCAAGACACCCCCTGAGCCGCCCCTTACAGGTACTTCTTCAGCTCCCGGCGCGCCAGCGACCGCTGGTGCACCTCGTCCGGGCCGTCCGCCAGCTTCAGCGTCCGGGCCGCCGCCCACAGTTCGGCCAGCGGGAAGTCCTGCGAGACACCGCCCGCCCCGTGCGCCTGCACGGCCTTGTCGATGATGTCGACGACCGCGCGCGGGGTCGCGATCTTGATGGCCTGGATCTCGGTGTGCGCGCCCTGGTTGCCGACGGTGTCCATGAGCCAGGCCGTCTTGAGGACGAGCAGCCGCAGCTGCTCGATGGTGACCCGGGCGTCGGCGATCCAGTTCTGCACCACGCCCTGCTGGGCGAGCGTCTTGCCGAAGGCGGTACGGGAGACGGCGCGCCGGCACATCAGCTCGACCGCCCGCTCCGCCATGCCGATGAGCCGCATGCAGTGGTGGATGCGGCCGGGGCCGAGCCGGGCCTGCGCGATGGCGAAGCCGCCGCCCTCCTCGCCGACGATGTTCGAGGCCGGGACCCGGACCCCGTCGAAGACCACCTCGGCGTGGCCGCCGTGGGAGTGGTCCTCGTACCCGTACACCTGCATCGCGCGCCGTACCTCGACGCCCGGGGTGTCGCGCGGCACGAGGATCATCGACTGCCGGCGGCGGACGTCCGGGCCGTCGGGGTCGGTCTTGCCCATGACGATGAAGATCCTGCAGTCCGGGTTCATCGCCCCGGAGATGTACCACTTGCGCCCGTCGACGACGTACGAGTCGCCGTCCCGCCGGATCCGGGTCTCGATGTTGGTCGCGTCGGAGGAGGCGACCTCGGGCTCGGTCATCGCGAAGGCCGAGCGGATCTCGCCGGCGAGGAGCGGCTCCAGCCACTGCTTCTTCTGCGCCTCGTCGCCGAACTGGGCGAGCACCTCCATGTTCCCGGTGTCCGGGGCGGCGCAGTTGAGGGCGGTCGGGGCGAGGTGCGGGCTGCGGCCGGTGATCTCGGCGAGCGGCGCGTACTGGAGGTTGGTCAGCCCGGCGCCGTACTCCGCGTCCGGCAGGAAGAGGTTCCAGAGCCCCTGCCGCTTGGCCTCCGCCTTGAGCTCCTCCACCACCGCCGGGGTGTCCCAGGGGGAGGCGAGCCGGGCGCGCTGCTCCTCGGCGACGGCCTCGGCCGGGTATACGTGCTCGTCCATGAAGGCGAGGAGCTTCGCCCGCAGTTCCTCGGTGCGCGCGTCGTACGCGAATTCCATGACGGATCAGCCTTCCTGAAGGGTGGTGAGGCCGTGCTCGATGAAGACGGGGACGAGTTCGCCGATGCGGTCGAAGCCGGCGCCGACCGTCTGCCCGAGGGTCCACCGGTAGTGGATGCCCTCCAGGATCACGGCGAGTTTGAACCAGGCGAAGGCCGTGTACCAGGCGAGCCCGGAGGTGTCGCGGCCCGAGCGGGCCGCGTAGCGCTCGACCAGCTCGGCCGCGCTCGGGTGCCCGGCGGCGGTGGCGGTCGTGGAGATGGGGGAGCCCGGCAGGTCGAGGGGGGTGCTGTACATGACGAGGAGGCCGAGGTCGGTGAGCGGGTCGCCGAGTGTGGACATCTCCCAGTCGAGGACGGCCCGGATCCGGTCGTCCTCGCCGACGAGGACGTTGTCGAGCCGGTAGTCGCCGTGGATCACGGTCGGCGGCGGCGAGGCGGGCAGCGCGCGCCCGAGGGCGGCGTGCAGCTCGTCGATCCCCGGCAGTTCGCGGCCGCGCGAGGCGTCGAGCTGCTTGCCCCAGCGGCGCAGCTGCCGGTCGAGGAAGCCGTCCGGGCGGCCGAAGTCGCCGAGCCCCGCGGCCTCCGGATCGACGGCGTGCAGGTCGACGAGGGTGTCGACCAGGCCGAGGACGGTGGCGCGGGTGCGCTCGGGGCCGAGCGCGGCGAGCTCATGGGCCGAGCGGTACGGCGTCCCGTCGACGAAGTCCATGACGTAGAACGGCGCGCCGAGCACCGACTCGTCCTCGCAGAACAGGACCGTCCCGGGGACGGGCACGTCGGTCGCCCCCAGGGCGCTGACGACGCGGTGCTCGCGCCGCATGTCGTGGGCGGTGGCGAGGACGTGGCCGAGCGGGGGACGGCGGACCACCCAGCGGCCGGTGCCGTCGCTCACGGCGTACGTCAGGTTCGACCGGCCGCCCTCGATCAGCCGGGCCTCCAGGGGGCCGGAGAGCAGCCCGGGCCGCTCGCGGTCGAGGAACCGGCGCAGCTGCTCGGGGTCGAGTCCTGGCGGCGGGGCGGAACTCATGGGTGCGTACCTCCGGATCGGTTGCGTCGGCGCCCATGATGACCGACCAGTCGGTATGCAGTCCAGGGGGGCGGCTGGAAAGCGCGTCCCGCCCTCTGGTGGCTGGACGTATGCATGAATAGGGTTCACATATGGATGCGAAGCTGATCGTCGACGAAGTCCGGCTCACCCCGATCCTCATCTCCGACCCGCCCCTCCTCAACACCCAGGGCGTCCACCAGCCCTACACGCCCCGGCTCGTGGTCGAGGTGATCACCAGGGGAGGGGTGAGCGGACTCGGGGAGACCTACGGCGACGGCGTCTACCTGGACATCGCCCGGCCGCTGGCCGAGGCGCTGCCGGGTCGATCGGTCACGGATGTGAACGGCCTCTTCGCGCTGGCGGAGGAGGCGGGTGGCGTCGCGCCTTCCGGGACGGACGCCGGGGTCGACGCGAGCGGCCTGCGCGGAGTGCGCACCGCCGACAAGCTCCGCCTCTCCGTCGTCTCCGCCTTCGAGACCGCCTGCCTGGACGCCCTCGGCAGGACCCTCGGCCTGCCCGTCCACGCCCTCCTCGGCGGCAAGGTCCGCGACGAGGTCGAGTACGGCGCGTACCTCTTCCACAAATGGGCCGGCACGGACGACTGGGGCGCGGCCCTCGACCCCGCCGGCATCGTCGCCCAGGCCCGCCGCTTCGACCGCGAGTACGGCTTCCGCTCCTTCAAGCTCAAGGGCGGAGTGTTCGAGCCCGAGCGGGAGATCGCCGCGATCCGGGCGCTCGCCGAAGCGTTCCCCGGCCGCCCGCTCCGCCTCGACCCCAATGGCGCCTGGTCCGTGGAGACCTCGCTCGCCGTCGCCCGCGAACTGAAGGACGTCCTGGAGTACCTGGAGGACCCGGCGAGCGGCACCGCCGCCATGGCCGAGATCGCCGCCCGCACGGACGTCCCGCTCGCCACCAACATGTGCGTGACGACCTTCGAGGAGGTCCCGGAGGCCTTCGCCGCCGATGCGGTACGGATCGTCCTCTGCGACCATCACTACTGGGGCGGACTCCACCGCACCCGCGAACTGGCCGCGCTCTGCCGGACGTACGGCGTCGGGCTCTCCATGCACTCCAACACCCACCTGGGCATCAGCCTCGCCGCCATGACCCAGGTCGCTGCCACGCTGCCCGGCCTCCACCACGCCTG contains these protein-coding regions:
- the soxR gene encoding redox-sensitive transcriptional activator SoxR, producing MPHIPEKLHELTVGQLSARSGAAVSALHFYEAKGLISSRRTSGNQRRYGRDTLRRVAFVRAAQRVGIPLATIREALAQLPEERTPTNEDWARLSEAWRTELDERIKQLGRLRDHLTDCIGCGCLSLETCVLSNPDDRFGERMAGSRLLPVRRGQGDMD
- a CDS encoding enolase C-terminal domain-like protein — protein: MDAKLIVDEVRLTPILISDPPLLNTQGVHQPYTPRLVVEVITRGGVSGLGETYGDGVYLDIARPLAEALPGRSVTDVNGLFALAEEAGGVAPSGTDAGVDASGLRGVRTADKLRLSVVSAFETACLDALGRTLGLPVHALLGGKVRDEVEYGAYLFHKWAGTDDWGAALDPAGIVAQARRFDREYGFRSFKLKGGVFEPEREIAAIRALAEAFPGRPLRLDPNGAWSVETSLAVARELKDVLEYLEDPASGTAAMAEIAARTDVPLATNMCVTTFEEVPEAFAADAVRIVLCDHHYWGGLHRTRELAALCRTYGVGLSMHSNTHLGISLAAMTQVAATLPGLHHACDTHYPWQTEDVVTPRPAFRAGRLTVSDAPGLGVELDREALTTLHRRWLDDDGTFRDRDDAAAMRRAEPGWTPSTW
- a CDS encoding erythromycin esterase family protein, whose product is MNLSLRRRPHRLPLVGLLLAACLGALAPAAGAAAAPAGPDPARELARSARPLTDLRPLDRMVGPAKVVGLGEATHSSAEFFTTKHRVFEHLVESRGFTTFALEANWSTGLLVDEWVRTGRGDIRAIMRDEFQESYRLWNTEEYLDLFLWMREHNRLHPGHRVRFMGNDLGYAGPNLFDAVTSYVARVHPELLPRFRELYRDSRPTGPVETWMKGYLERPRAERQRMADDVNRALALLERQSPGKGPGAREAHLWAVQHARAIAQVGTEYAHDLTTPEGVASAMLYRDRAMAENTVWWQRRTGDRMVLSAHNGHVGYETPKPDQYPRSQGAFLRDALGRDYVSVGASFGQGSFNAHDTEAPGEPLRAFAVAPLGPDSSAHTLDRVASGPFYLDMRRTTPAARDWLAVPRPVRQVGTAYPWPGDTVPMRLSTTYDLLIHFPRVSAARLR
- a CDS encoding acyl-CoA dehydrogenase family protein produces the protein MEFAYDARTEELRAKLLAFMDEHVYPAEAVAEEQRARLASPWDTPAVVEELKAEAKRQGLWNLFLPDAEYGAGLTNLQYAPLAEITGRSPHLAPTALNCAAPDTGNMEVLAQFGDEAQKKQWLEPLLAGEIRSAFAMTEPEVASSDATNIETRIRRDGDSYVVDGRKWYISGAMNPDCRIFIVMGKTDPDGPDVRRRQSMILVPRDTPGVEVRRAMQVYGYEDHSHGGHAEVVFDGVRVPASNIVGEEGGGFAIAQARLGPGRIHHCMRLIGMAERAVELMCRRAVSRTAFGKTLAQQGVVQNWIADARVTIEQLRLLVLKTAWLMDTVGNQGAHTEIQAIKIATPRAVVDIIDKAVQAHGAGGVSQDFPLAELWAAARTLKLADGPDEVHQRSLARRELKKYL
- a CDS encoding alpha/beta hydrolase, translating into MSVEPYREITFDKDGDGPPGQASELAALARRGVGDLVVFAHGWNSSPSGATRLCSDFFAPFPGLLAPGVEAGYAGVIWPSMMFSDEPVPDYRALVTVLPEKEPVIGRLTELLAAAPPEESAFAEFGALLRELTDVNVGSVAVREPVPEFLVADPVAVCALFTGALEGTGPVPPEGFFGEGLKRYWKGAREALRQATYYVMKKRAGQVGEHGLGPLLGEVARTAPGLRVHLVGHSMGARLVAYALRGLPAGARPVASVTLLQGAFSHYAFAARLPHDPRRSGSLRDLQHRVRGPVVACYSRHDTALGVMYPLASRVANDSESLAGATAGLLGTDDPRWGAIGHDGVQAVPGTVERTLAEALREGIPGSGCVSVDAAEVVRSHSDIHRPELARVVVSASRTGR
- a CDS encoding TetR/AcrR family transcriptional regulator, translating into MARTTDGSGAPVPQRLLAAATRLFAERGYDRTSVQEIVEAAGVTKGALYHYFGSKEDLLQEVYSRVLRLQQERLDAYADADAPVEDRLRDAAADVVVTTIENLDDASIFFRSMHHLSPEKHKQVRAERRRYHERFRALIEEGQRAGVFSSATPADLVVDYHFGSVHHLSTWYRPDGPLTPEEVAAHLADLLLRALRP
- a CDS encoding SDR family oxidoreductase → MTADTNELQGAGVVVTGAGGGIGAALARRFAAEGARVVVNDLDPGRTKAVAEEIGAFAVPGDASAVVDEAREALGGTVDVWCANAGLSSPGDAFADEDVWAAAWDVNVMAHVRAARALLPEWLERGSGRFVSTVSAAGLLTMIGAAPYSVSKHGAYAFAEWLSLTYRHRGLKVHAICPQGVRTDMLTAAGTAGELVLAPTAIEPEDVADALLDAIAADRFLVLPHPEVAGYYRNRATDPERWLGTMNHVQQAWETGARRP
- a CDS encoding phosphotransferase family protein, with product MSSAPPPGLDPEQLRRFLDRERPGLLSGPLEARLIEGGRSNLTYAVSDGTGRWVVRRPPLGHVLATAHDMRREHRVVSALGATDVPVPGTVLFCEDESVLGAPFYVMDFVDGTPYRSAHELAALGPERTRATVLGLVDTLVDLHAVDPEAAGLGDFGRPDGFLDRQLRRWGKQLDASRGRELPGIDELHAALGRALPASPPPTVIHGDYRLDNVLVGEDDRIRAVLDWEMSTLGDPLTDLGLLVMYSTPLDLPGSPISTTATAAGHPSAAELVERYAARSGRDTSGLAWYTAFAWFKLAVILEGIHYRWTLGQTVGAGFDRIGELVPVFIEHGLTTLQEG
- a CDS encoding exo-beta-N-acetylmuramidase NamZ domain-containing protein, producing the protein MSLSRRSLLAAGGALGAVAAGSTATNAAPAPAASGHGRVRTGFERLAADGYALLAGERVGVVTNPTGVTPDARHIVDVMHADERVDLVAVFGPEHGFRGTAQAGGSEGRYDDPATGLPVYDTYLKSGQPLADVFTASGVDTVVFDIQDVGARFYTYIWTLYDCMAAAALAGKRFVVLDRPNPVTGRAALGPVLDRAFATFVGREPIAQAHGMTVAELARLFDGEFLAAPVALETVRMTGWRRTEFFDATGLPWVPPSPNMPTPETALVYSGTCLFEGTNLSEGRGTTRPFELLGAEGIDRRWAEAANALGLPGVRFREAYFAPTFSKFQGRTVGGVQLHVHDREAFDPVRTGIGLLVTARRSWSGFAWRADHWIDKLTGSTRVRTLIDAGAGVDEVVGAWEADLKAFRAVREEYLLYR